In a genomic window of Allomeiothermus silvanus DSM 9946:
- the rpsK gene encoding 30S ribosomal protein S11 encodes MAEKKTTNRKKKTKRQVSGGRAFIHASYNNTIVTITDPDGNPVTWSSGGVIGYKGSRKGTPYAAQLAAMDAAKKAQNFGMTSVEVVVRGTGAGREQAIRALQASGLQVRSIVDDTPVPHNGCRPRKKFRKTA; translated from the coding sequence ATGGCTGAGAAGAAGACAACCAACCGCAAGAAAAAGACCAAACGCCAGGTTTCCGGGGGGCGGGCTTTTATCCACGCCTCCTACAACAACACCATCGTGACCATTACCGACCCGGATGGTAACCCTGTGACCTGGTCGTCGGGCGGGGTGATCGGCTACAAGGGGAGCCGCAAGGGTACCCCCTACGCCGCTCAGCTTGCTGCTATGGACGCGGCCAAGAAGGCCCAGAACTTCGGCATGACCAGTGTGGAAGTGGTAGTGCGGGGTACCGGCGCGGGCCGCGAGCAAGCGATTCGCGCGTTGCAGGCTTCGGGTTTGCAGGTGCGCAGCATCGTGGATGACACCCCAGTGCCGCATAACGGCTGCCGCCCGCGCAAGAAGTTCCGCAAGACGGCTTAA
- the rplO gene encoding 50S ribosomal protein L15 — protein MKLSDLRPNPGANKKKKRVARGPGSGHGKTAGRGHKGQKSRSGGLKNPARFEGGRSTLLMRLPKRGMRGQQPGEIVRVEYQVVNLGAIAGRFHSGEVTPEALAQAGLVRPGYPVKVLSSGELSAALTVSAHKFSKAAAEKIQAAGGQAVVIAPSSTEPGSEEA, from the coding sequence ATGAAACTCTCCGATCTGCGTCCCAACCCCGGAGCCAACAAGAAGAAAAAGCGCGTGGCCCGCGGCCCCGGCTCCGGACACGGCAAGACCGCGGGTCGCGGCCATAAGGGTCAAAAGTCGCGCTCCGGTGGTCTTAAGAACCCGGCCCGCTTCGAGGGTGGACGTTCCACGTTGCTGATGCGCTTGCCCAAGCGCGGCATGCGGGGGCAACAACCCGGCGAGATCGTCCGGGTAGAGTATCAAGTGGTGAACCTGGGGGCTATCGCGGGGCGCTTCCACAGTGGGGAGGTCACCCCCGAGGCGTTAGCCCAGGCTGGCCTAGTACGCCCTGGCTACCCGGTAAAGGTACTCTCTTCGGGCGAGCTGAGCGCTGCCCTCACGGTTTCGGCCCACAAGTTCTCCAAGGCGGCTGCCGAAAAGATCCAAGCTGCCGGAGGTCAGGCCGTAGTCATTGCACCTAGCTCCACCGAGCCCGGCTCCGAGGAGGCCTAA
- the rpsD gene encoding 30S ribosomal protein S4, giving the protein MGRYRGPIVKIARRLGVNIAETEKVQKYLDRRPYAPGQHGQKRARRPSDYAVRLREKQKLRFIYDMGERSFRNLFEEASKKKGVTGTVFLQLLESRLDNVVFRLGIASTRRQARQFVRHGHILVNGKRVNIAGYRVKQGDTIAVSKKAQDIPFIKENIERFKNRKTFRWLEFDPTTMSGKFLRLPDREDLALPVNENLVIEFYSR; this is encoded by the coding sequence ATGGGTCGTTACCGTGGTCCAATCGTAAAGATCGCCCGTCGGCTGGGCGTCAACATTGCCGAAACCGAAAAAGTCCAGAAGTACCTGGATCGCCGCCCCTACGCCCCCGGTCAGCATGGGCAAAAGCGCGCCCGTCGCCCCTCTGACTATGCGGTGCGGCTGCGCGAGAAGCAGAAGCTGCGCTTCATCTACGACATGGGCGAGCGCTCTTTTCGCAACCTCTTCGAGGAAGCCTCCAAGAAAAAGGGTGTAACCGGTACGGTGTTTTTGCAACTCCTCGAGTCGAGGCTAGACAACGTGGTCTTCCGATTGGGGATTGCCTCCACCCGCCGCCAAGCCCGGCAGTTCGTGCGCCATGGGCACATCCTGGTCAATGGCAAACGGGTTAACATCGCCGGTTACCGGGTCAAGCAAGGCGATACCATCGCGGTGAGCAAAAAGGCTCAGGATATCCCTTTCATCAAAGAGAACATCGAGCGCTTCAAGAACCGCAAGACCTTCCGCTGGCTCGAGTTCGACCCCACCACCATGAGCGGCAAGTTTCTGCGTCTGCCGGACCGCGAAGACCTGGCCCTGCCGGTGAACGAGAACCTGGTGATCGAGTTCTACTCGAGGTAA
- the rpsM gene encoding 30S ribosomal protein S13: MARIAGVEIPRNKRVDVALTYIFGVGWSRAKEALAATNVDPATRVKDLSEAEVARLREHIENTYKLEGELRAEIAGNIKRLMDIGCYRGLRHRRGLPVRGQRTRTNARSRKGPRKTVAGKKKAPRK; encoded by the coding sequence ATGGCTCGTATCGCCGGAGTGGAAATCCCCCGTAACAAGCGGGTAGACGTCGCCCTCACCTACATCTTTGGGGTGGGTTGGTCCCGCGCTAAGGAGGCGCTCGCCGCCACTAACGTAGACCCCGCGACCCGGGTGAAAGATCTCTCGGAGGCCGAAGTCGCGCGTTTGCGTGAGCACATCGAGAACACCTACAAGCTCGAGGGTGAGCTGCGCGCCGAGATTGCCGGGAACATCAAGCGCCTGATGGACATCGGCTGCTACCGCGGTCTACGCCATCGCCGGGGTCTGCCGGTTCGGGGTCAGCGTACCCGCACCAATGCCCGTAGCCGTAAAGGCCCCCGCAAGACCGTAGCCGGGAAAAAGAAAGCCCCCCGCAAGTAA
- the rpmD gene encoding 50S ribosomal protein L30, protein MATIRVKLTKSPIGYPKDQKDALKALGLTKMHRERELPDNPAVRGNLRKVTHLVTIVEAK, encoded by the coding sequence ATGGCTACCATTCGCGTTAAGCTCACCAAAAGCCCCATCGGTTACCCCAAGGATCAGAAGGATGCTTTGAAGGCGTTGGGGCTTACCAAAATGCACCGCGAGCGGGAACTGCCGGATAACCCGGCGGTGCGCGGCAACCTGCGCAAGGTGACCCACCTGGTCACTATCGTGGAGGCCAAATAA
- a CDS encoding DNA-directed RNA polymerase subunit alpha has product METTKTKAPVFTAKVDGNYGEFVLEPLERGFGVTLGNPIRRILLSSIPGTAVTSVYIEDVLHEFSTINGVKEDVVQLILNLKELVVKFHTPGSKTLTLRAQGPRSVYARDLEVPADAEVVNPDLYLATLGEGARLVMEVRVDEGVGYVPAEKHGIKDRISSIPVDALFSPVRRVAFQVEDTRLGQRTDLDKLTLRIWTDGSVSPMEVLQRSVAILREQLSFFDQSPVIRVEKEKPAPVAAAPAPSPATPAAAAVSTGLTLDDLGLTTRVLHNLKEEGIESVESLLALSERELKKVPGIGERSLQEIKDILAQHGLEMKP; this is encoded by the coding sequence TTGGAAACCACCAAGACCAAAGCCCCAGTATTTACCGCCAAGGTGGACGGCAACTACGGCGAGTTCGTGCTCGAGCCCCTCGAGCGGGGCTTCGGCGTGACTTTAGGCAACCCCATTCGCCGCATTCTGCTCTCCTCGATTCCTGGAACCGCCGTTACCAGCGTGTACATCGAGGACGTGTTGCACGAGTTCTCGACCATCAACGGGGTCAAAGAGGACGTAGTGCAGCTCATCCTAAACCTGAAAGAGCTGGTGGTGAAATTCCACACCCCCGGTTCCAAGACCCTTACCCTGCGGGCCCAGGGACCCCGCTCGGTGTACGCCCGTGACCTCGAGGTTCCTGCCGACGCCGAGGTGGTGAACCCCGACCTGTACCTGGCGACCCTCGGCGAGGGGGCCCGGCTGGTGATGGAGGTGCGGGTGGACGAGGGTGTGGGCTACGTGCCCGCCGAGAAGCACGGCATCAAAGACCGCATCTCCTCGATCCCCGTGGATGCCCTTTTCTCCCCGGTGCGCCGGGTAGCCTTCCAGGTAGAAGACACCCGCTTGGGTCAGCGTACCGACCTGGATAAGCTTACCTTGCGCATCTGGACCGATGGCTCGGTTTCCCCAATGGAGGTTCTCCAGCGATCGGTGGCAATTCTGCGCGAGCAACTCTCCTTCTTCGACCAGTCCCCGGTAATCCGGGTGGAGAAGGAAAAGCCGGCCCCGGTAGCTGCTGCTCCCGCTCCCAGCCCGGCGACCCCCGCGGCGGCCGCGGTTTCCACCGGTCTTACCCTGGATGACCTAGGGCTTACCACCCGGGTACTGCACAACCTCAAGGAGGAGGGCATCGAGAGCGTGGAAAGCCTCTTGGCTCTCTCCGAGCGGGAACTCAAGAAAGTACCGGGCATCGGTGAGCGCAGCCTGCAAGAGATCAAAGACATCCTGGCCCAGCACGGGTTGGAGATGAAACCCTAA
- a CDS encoding DUF402 domain-containing protein: MNTEDAGSPAVVSYRPRDHLRIEFYKYPENRLHYWWEAEVVEVREEGVLVYMPLGFEFHHESKNRVLRVDHQAYVAFFVGRWYSGGPDLDAEGNVLEYYWNIQSPPRFEPGRIWQYDLELDVKCKADHTCQVFDTEEFAARRWLYPPEWVEQATRAVQEVKQLVLAGGWPVLPRGEGREWLER, encoded by the coding sequence ATGAATACCGAAGATGCCGGAAGCCCAGCGGTCGTTTCATACAGGCCGAGGGATCACTTACGGATCGAATTCTACAAATACCCCGAAAATCGTCTTCATTACTGGTGGGAGGCCGAGGTGGTGGAGGTGCGGGAAGAAGGGGTATTGGTGTACATGCCCCTGGGCTTCGAGTTCCACCACGAGAGCAAAAACCGGGTGCTGAGGGTAGATCATCAAGCTTACGTGGCCTTTTTCGTTGGGCGTTGGTACTCCGGCGGGCCGGACCTGGATGCCGAGGGAAACGTGCTCGAGTACTACTGGAACATCCAATCGCCCCCACGCTTTGAACCGGGACGGATCTGGCAATATGACCTCGAGCTGGATGTCAAATGCAAGGCTGACCACACCTGCCAGGTCTTCGACACCGAGGAGTTCGCGGCTAGGCGTTGGCTCTACCCACCGGAGTGGGTCGAGCAGGCGACTCGGGCCGTTCAAGAGGTCAAACAGCTCGTACTCGCGGGGGGCTGGCCGGTCTTGCCGCGGGGAGAGGGGAGGGAGTGGCTCGAGCGATAA
- a CDS encoding NYN domain-containing protein yields the protein MRIALFIDGSYMYNAAKRLGWNVDHRRVIGQFATPEELYNAFYYAPITDSEDERQQKFLDALVFMGYTVRSREVRGEPRFEALIATDMLITAPRWDRAVVASGAGELAHALGALRAQGKELYLVGVAELTDLWLRNQADRFLDLRDMREGLERQGGGRRMYPGYSEETVRNEPEIGGEALVSPHSGEEQNSSQSENKGRGLFESLEDEL from the coding sequence GTGAGAATCGCATTGTTCATTGACGGCTCGTATATGTATAACGCGGCCAAGCGGCTCGGCTGGAACGTGGACCACCGCCGGGTGATCGGCCAATTCGCTACGCCAGAAGAGCTGTATAACGCCTTCTACTATGCTCCCATCACCGACAGCGAAGATGAGCGGCAACAGAAGTTTCTCGATGCGCTAGTCTTCATGGGGTACACAGTACGTAGCCGCGAGGTGCGGGGCGAACCCCGCTTCGAGGCCTTGATCGCCACCGACATGCTCATCACCGCCCCCCGCTGGGACCGGGCGGTGGTCGCTAGCGGTGCAGGGGAGCTGGCCCACGCCCTGGGGGCACTGCGGGCTCAGGGCAAAGAGCTGTATCTGGTCGGAGTCGCCGAACTCACCGATCTATGGCTTAGAAACCAAGCTGACCGCTTTCTGGACCTGCGCGACATGCGCGAAGGCCTCGAGCGTCAGGGCGGCGGGCGGCGGATGTACCCCGGCTATTCCGAAGAAACTGTGCGTAATGAACCCGAAATCGGGGGGGAGGCGTTGGTTTCGCCGCATAGCGGGGAGGAGCAAAATTCCTCTCAAAGCGAGAATAAGGGGCGGGGGCTATTCGAAAGCCTCGAGGACGAGCTTTAA
- a CDS encoding adenylate kinase → MAGDAVIFLGPPGAGKGTQAARLASELGYKKLSTGDLLREHVAGNTELGQLAKPIMDRGDLVPDDLILAMVREELAGLEAPQVIFDGFPRTIAQARALDKLLAELGIRLRGVLLVDVEQEELIRRLLERAHKEGRSDDNEATIRRRLEVYTQQTQPLVSYYQSTGALRHIEGLGTPDEVYKRITGALS, encoded by the coding sequence ATGGCAGGAGACGCTGTGATCTTTTTGGGGCCGCCGGGGGCCGGTAAAGGTACCCAGGCGGCCCGCCTGGCTTCCGAGCTGGGCTATAAGAAGCTCTCCACCGGGGACCTTTTACGCGAGCACGTAGCCGGGAACACCGAACTGGGTCAGCTTGCCAAGCCCATCATGGACCGGGGCGATTTGGTCCCCGACGACCTGATCCTGGCGATGGTGCGTGAGGAACTCGCCGGGCTCGAGGCCCCCCAGGTGATCTTCGACGGCTTCCCCCGCACCATCGCTCAAGCCCGTGCCCTCGACAAGCTGTTGGCCGAACTCGGTATCCGCCTACGCGGCGTACTGCTGGTGGATGTAGAGCAGGAAGAGCTTATCCGGCGGCTCTTGGAGCGAGCCCACAAGGAGGGCCGCTCCGATGATAACGAGGCCACCATCCGCCGCCGCCTGGAGGTCTACACCCAGCAGACCCAGCCGCTGGTCAGCTACTACCAAAGCACGGGGGCGCTGCGTCACATCGAAGGCTTGGGTACTCCCGACGAGGTCTACAAGCGCATCACGGGGGCTCTTTCCTGA
- the rpmJ gene encoding 50S ribosomal protein L36: MKVRASVKKMCENCKVVRRHGRVFVICINPKHKQRQG; this comes from the coding sequence ATGAAAGTGCGTGCATCGGTAAAGAAAATGTGTGAGAACTGCAAGGTGGTTCGCCGCCACGGGCGGGTCTTCGTGATCTGCATCAACCCCAAGCACAAGCAACGCCAGGGCTAA
- the rplQ gene encoding 50S ribosomal protein L17: MRHLNSGRKLNRNSSHRLALARNQAKSLLEHGRITTTVPKAKELRGFVEHLITVAKKGDLSARRLVLRDLHDPALVRKLFDEIAPKYAARSGGYTRVLKLDQTRRGDGTPLALIELVD; encoded by the coding sequence ATGCGCCACCTCAACTCTGGAAGAAAGCTCAACCGCAACTCTTCACACCGCCTGGCCCTAGCCCGCAACCAGGCCAAGAGCCTCTTGGAGCATGGTCGGATCACCACTACCGTGCCCAAGGCTAAGGAACTGCGGGGCTTCGTAGAACACCTTATCACTGTCGCCAAGAAGGGTGACCTCTCGGCCCGTCGTCTGGTGCTCCGTGACCTGCATGACCCGGCCCTGGTACGCAAGCTCTTCGACGAGATCGCACCCAAGTACGCGGCCCGCTCCGGTGGCTATACCCGCGTCCTCAAACTGGATCAGACCCGCCGGGGGGATGGAACCCCGCTTGCGCTGATCGAGTTGGTGGATTAG
- a CDS encoding zinc-binding dehydrogenase: protein MKAVLMEARGGPEVLRWGEIEAPQPGALEVRVQVKAVALNHLDVWVRKGTASPKLPLPHILGCDVAGIVESVGPGVEGFQPGEAVVLNPGVSCGRCERCLSGADNLCPNYQIIGEHRWGGYAEYIVVPEVNLAPKPAHLSWEEAASIPLTFLTAWQMVVDRLRVQPGEDVLVMAAGSGVSVAAIQIAKLYGARVIATSSSPEKLSAARQLGADEVVNYNEPGWSQRVKELTQGKGADAVVDHTGAEFWPEVIKATAWGGRISLSGASSGSQATTPLAHIFYRQLSILGSTMASKSRLFPILRWVDQGKLKPVVGMVLPLEAAAEGHRRLENRQVFGKVVLRV, encoded by the coding sequence ATGAAAGCCGTGTTGATGGAAGCTCGAGGTGGACCCGAAGTCCTGCGCTGGGGTGAGATCGAAGCCCCCCAGCCGGGAGCCCTCGAGGTGCGGGTGCAGGTAAAAGCGGTGGCCCTCAACCACCTCGACGTGTGGGTACGCAAGGGCACCGCCAGCCCCAAGCTTCCCCTGCCCCACATCCTAGGCTGCGACGTAGCGGGAATCGTGGAATCGGTGGGGCCAGGGGTAGAAGGCTTCCAGCCCGGCGAGGCAGTAGTGCTGAACCCGGGCGTCTCCTGTGGGCGCTGCGAACGGTGTCTCTCGGGAGCAGACAACCTCTGCCCCAATTACCAGATTATCGGCGAGCACCGCTGGGGTGGGTATGCCGAGTACATCGTGGTGCCCGAGGTGAACTTAGCCCCTAAACCCGCCCACCTCTCCTGGGAGGAAGCCGCCAGCATCCCGCTGACTTTTCTCACCGCCTGGCAGATGGTAGTGGACAGGCTCCGGGTCCAGCCTGGCGAGGATGTGCTGGTGATGGCAGCGGGCTCGGGTGTCTCGGTGGCAGCTATTCAGATCGCCAAGCTTTACGGGGCCCGGGTGATCGCCACCTCCAGCAGCCCGGAGAAGCTCAGTGCAGCCCGGCAACTCGGGGCCGACGAGGTGGTCAACTACAATGAACCCGGCTGGAGCCAACGGGTCAAGGAACTCACCCAGGGCAAGGGGGCCGACGCGGTGGTAGATCACACCGGCGCCGAATTCTGGCCCGAGGTCATCAAGGCCACCGCCTGGGGGGGGCGAATCAGCCTATCGGGGGCTTCCTCGGGTTCCCAAGCAACCACGCCTCTCGCGCACATCTTCTACCGCCAGCTCTCCATCCTTGGCTCGACCATGGCCTCCAAGAGCCGCCTCTTCCCTATCCTGAGGTGGGTGGACCAGGGCAAACTCAAACCGGTAGTGGGGATGGTGCTCCCCCTCGAGGCCGCCGCCGAAGGGCACCGTAGGCTCGAGAACCGCCAAGTGTTCGGGAAGGTAGTGCTGCGAGTATAG
- the infA gene encoding translation initiation factor IF-1 yields MAKKEDTIRAEGVITEALPNTTFRVQLDSGPEILAYISGKMRMHYIRILPGDRVVVEITPYDPSRGRIVYRK; encoded by the coding sequence TTGGCGAAGAAGGAAGATACCATTCGGGCGGAAGGCGTCATCACCGAGGCCTTGCCCAACACCACCTTCCGGGTGCAACTGGATAGCGGCCCAGAGATTCTGGCCTATATCTCAGGCAAGATGCGGATGCACTATATCCGGATCCTGCCGGGGGACCGGGTGGTAGTGGAGATCACCCCTTATGACCCGAGCCGGGGTCGGATCGTCTATCGGAAGTAG
- the secY gene encoding preprotein translocase subunit SecY, whose protein sequence is MLRAFRDALLIPELRSRVIFTLIVLALYRLGTFIPTPGVDYDKIISFLNTNPAGSALGIINLFSGGNFERFSIFALGIMPYITAAIIMQLLVTIVPAFEKLQKEGEEGRRIINQYTRVAGIALGAVQGFFLATTFLGSQSGSFLLPGWSPGPFLWLVVVVTQVAGIAILLWLAERITEYGVGNGTSMIIMGGIVASWLPQIIQTFGLVRTGEINLIALILFFAFVVAAFAGMAAVQQSERRIPVQYARKVVGRKVFGGQATYIPIKLNAAGVVPIVFAAALLQIPIFFTGTVDNPTLQAIANFFNPRHLSGLIIEVVLIVAFTYVYTAVQFDPRRIAENLREYGGFIPGIRPGEPTVKFLEHIVSRLTLWGALFLGLVAALPNLMQNLTGVTTLTYHFSGISLLIVVGVALDTLRQIESQLMLRNYEGFMTKGRIRGRGRF, encoded by the coding sequence ATGCTCCGGGCCTTCCGGGACGCCCTGCTGATCCCCGAGCTGCGCTCTCGGGTGATCTTCACGCTGATCGTCTTGGCCCTGTACCGCCTGGGTACCTTCATCCCCACCCCCGGGGTGGACTACGACAAGATCATCAGCTTCCTCAACACCAACCCCGCGGGCAGTGCCCTGGGCATCATCAACCTTTTTTCCGGCGGCAACTTCGAGCGCTTCTCGATCTTTGCCCTGGGGATTATGCCCTATATCACCGCGGCCATCATCATGCAGCTACTGGTGACCATCGTCCCGGCCTTTGAGAAGCTGCAAAAAGAGGGTGAGGAGGGTCGCCGGATCATCAACCAATATACCCGAGTCGCAGGTATTGCCTTGGGAGCGGTACAGGGCTTCTTCCTGGCCACTACCTTTTTGGGCTCACAAAGTGGGTCTTTCTTGCTGCCCGGCTGGTCGCCGGGGCCCTTCTTGTGGCTAGTGGTGGTGGTGACCCAGGTTGCAGGGATTGCTATTTTGCTGTGGTTGGCTGAGCGCATCACCGAGTACGGGGTGGGCAACGGAACCAGCATGATCATCATGGGCGGGATCGTAGCCTCCTGGTTGCCTCAGATCATCCAGACTTTCGGCCTAGTGCGCACCGGGGAGATCAACCTGATCGCTTTGATCCTTTTCTTCGCCTTCGTGGTGGCCGCCTTCGCCGGGATGGCGGCGGTGCAACAGTCTGAGCGGCGCATCCCTGTGCAGTACGCGCGCAAGGTGGTGGGCCGCAAGGTCTTTGGCGGGCAGGCTACGTACATCCCCATCAAGCTCAATGCGGCAGGGGTAGTGCCGATCGTCTTCGCGGCGGCTTTGCTCCAGATTCCCATCTTCTTCACCGGCACGGTGGATAACCCTACCCTTCAGGCCATCGCCAACTTCTTCAACCCACGCCACCTCTCCGGGCTCATTATCGAGGTGGTCCTGATCGTAGCCTTCACCTACGTCTACACGGCCGTGCAGTTTGACCCCCGGCGCATCGCCGAGAACTTGCGCGAGTACGGGGGGTTTATCCCCGGCATTCGCCCCGGCGAGCCTACGGTGAAGTTCCTCGAGCACATCGTCTCCCGGTTGACCCTGTGGGGAGCCTTGTTCTTGGGATTAGTGGCCGCGCTACCCAACCTGATGCAAAACCTCACCGGGGTCACCACCCTCACCTACCACTTCTCCGGCATCAGCCTGCTGATCGTGGTGGGGGTGGCTCTCGACACTTTGCGCCAGATCGAATCCCAGCTGATGCTCAGGAACTACGAAGGCTTCATGACCAAAGGCCGTATCCGCGGACGGGGCCGCTTCTGA
- the rplR gene encoding 50S ribosomal protein L18, translated as MSKLTAFDRRKHRVRNRVRNAGRPRLSVFRSLQHIYAQIIDDTRGVTLAAASSKALGLSGNKTEVAKKVGQAVAEAAKAKGITQVVFDRGSYKYHGRVKALAEGAREGGLEF; from the coding sequence ATGTCCAAGCTCACCGCTTTTGACCGCCGCAAGCACCGGGTGCGTAACCGGGTGCGGAACGCGGGCCGCCCCCGGCTCTCGGTGTTCCGCAGCTTGCAGCACATCTACGCGCAGATCATCGACGATACCCGAGGGGTCACCCTGGCCGCCGCCTCGAGCAAGGCCCTGGGACTCAGCGGCAATAAAACCGAGGTGGCCAAGAAGGTTGGCCAGGCCGTGGCCGAGGCCGCCAAGGCCAAAGGTATTACCCAAGTGGTTTTTGACCGGGGGTCTTACAAGTACCATGGCCGGGTCAAGGCTTTAGCTGAAGGAGCCCGTGAGGGCGGCTTAGAGTTCTAA
- the rpsE gene encoding 30S ribosomal protein S5, which produces MPETDFEEKMIVVRRTAKTYQGGRRFRFGALVVVGDRQGRVGLGLGKAKEVPLAVQKAQNYARRGLVEVPLQGGTIPHEIQVTWGSSTILLRPAAPGTGVIAGAVPRAILELAGVTDILTKELGSRNPVNIAYATMEALRQLQTWDDVKRLRKSDQTAQPEVA; this is translated from the coding sequence ATGCCCGAGACCGATTTTGAAGAAAAGATGATCGTGGTGCGCCGTACCGCGAAAACCTACCAGGGAGGGCGCCGCTTCCGCTTTGGTGCGTTGGTGGTGGTGGGAGACCGCCAAGGCCGGGTGGGGCTGGGGCTGGGCAAGGCTAAGGAAGTACCGCTGGCCGTACAGAAGGCCCAGAACTACGCCCGCCGGGGGTTGGTAGAAGTCCCGCTGCAAGGTGGCACTATCCCCCACGAGATCCAGGTGACCTGGGGCTCCTCTACCATCCTGCTGCGTCCGGCGGCTCCGGGTACCGGGGTAATCGCCGGTGCGGTTCCGCGGGCGATTCTCGAGCTGGCCGGGGTCACTGACATCCTCACCAAGGAACTCGGCTCGCGCAATCCGGTCAACATCGCCTATGCCACCATGGAAGCGCTCCGCCAGCTGCAGACCTGGGATGATGTCAAGCGTTTACGCAAATCCGATCAAACGGCCCAGCCGGAGGTGGCCTGA
- the map gene encoding type I methionyl aminopeptidase — MAINIKSQWELERMAETGRLHTEIFALLEAHIRPGVSTYELDQIVLEAIHAKGGQAPQIGYRAGGNVPFPSATCMSVDDVVVHGLPSKKPLQEGQLLKVDFLFTYQGFTTDMARTYAIGKVSPEAERLMQVTEEAFWVGLEYLKPGNRLGDVAHAVQEFVEKKHGLWIVREMSGHGVGRELHEDPSVLNYGEPGKGAKLRPGMTLAFEPMVTLFPTNLVILSDGWTATAGRGNLAAHYENTVAVTEEGPRLLTGSPRFAPGVLAR, encoded by the coding sequence ATGGCCATCAACATCAAAAGCCAGTGGGAACTTGAGCGGATGGCCGAAACGGGCCGCTTGCACACCGAGATCTTTGCTCTTTTAGAGGCCCACATTCGCCCAGGCGTGAGCACCTATGAGCTTGACCAGATCGTGCTCGAGGCGATCCACGCTAAAGGGGGTCAGGCTCCCCAGATCGGCTACCGGGCCGGGGGCAACGTTCCTTTTCCTAGCGCCACCTGTATGTCCGTAGACGACGTGGTGGTGCATGGCCTCCCCAGTAAGAAACCCCTGCAGGAGGGCCAGCTGCTCAAGGTGGACTTTTTGTTTACCTATCAGGGCTTCACCACCGACATGGCCCGCACCTACGCCATCGGCAAGGTAAGCCCCGAGGCCGAGCGGCTGATGCAGGTCACCGAGGAGGCTTTCTGGGTGGGGCTCGAGTACCTAAAGCCCGGCAATCGCCTAGGCGATGTGGCCCATGCCGTGCAGGAGTTCGTGGAGAAAAAGCACGGGCTATGGATTGTGCGCGAGATGAGCGGGCACGGGGTGGGGCGCGAACTCCACGAGGATCCCTCGGTGCTCAACTACGGCGAGCCGGGCAAGGGGGCCAAGCTCCGCCCCGGCATGACCTTGGCCTTTGAGCCGATGGTTACCCTTTTCCCCACAAATCTGGTAATATTGTCCGATGGTTGGACGGCCACCGCCGGCAGAGGCAACCTGGCCGCCCACTACGAAAACACCGTAGCCGTTACCGAGGAGGGGCCGAGGCTTCTTACAGGGAGCCCGAGGTTTGCTCCCGGCGTGCTCGCGCGGTGA
- a CDS encoding zinc ribbon domain-containing protein, which yields MKLDEALAERFICPKCAFKGAEVKRFAATGTGLSRLFDIEHNVFIAASCKNCGYTEIYNPEILEGKDNLGTVLDLLFG from the coding sequence ATGAAACTCGACGAGGCCCTAGCCGAGCGGTTCATTTGTCCCAAGTGCGCGTTCAAAGGTGCCGAGGTCAAGCGCTTCGCTGCCACCGGCACTGGTCTATCTCGCCTGTTCGACATCGAGCACAATGTCTTTATCGCTGCTTCTTGCAAGAACTGTGGCTATACCGAGATCTATAACCCTGAAATCCTCGAGGGTAAGGACAACCTGGGAACCGTGCTGGACCTGCTCTTTGGCTGA